The genomic DNA CGGTCATTATTGCTCTCTGTCTCTGGCTTCTGAGCCAGAGGTGTCTGTTGTCCAGCAGGAAGTCGACGCCGTGGTCCTTTTTGCCGATAGGGTATTCGTCGGTGGGGTTGTGGACCACCTTGATCGACGACACCGATAACTCCACCCCTGATGCGGACCTATCGTCCGCCCTGACCGTTCCGGTCACCTCTAAAGAGGTCTCCATCCAGAGCTTTTTAGCCTCGTCGAACGCCTCCTCGGAGACCTCGTTTTTCACCATAACCGCCTGGACGAAACCCGATCCATCCCTTATCTGGAGAAAATGGATCTTCCCGGAGCTCCTTTTGTTGTACATCCATCCCTTGATGACCACCTCTTCTCCTAGGTGACCTATCATTTCTTTGATGCTTATCCAAGGTGTTCCCATGAGTAAAGCCTCCTCGTCGTTCTTTATCTTCCCGAAACAGGGCAAGTATATGATACACTAAGTTTGAGATTTCATTTTGTCACAGTGGGAGGGCTTTGCTTGGATTTTCCTCGACTTATGATAGCCGACGAGCGGCGGGAAGATGTAATTCCCCTCGGAATCGTTCTGGCGGCCACTATCAGATCAATGGGGATTCCTCTGAGGCTTTTTGCCGGAGGGATCGACGACCGCTATCTCAGGATGCTTTCCCTGGGAACCGGTCAGGAGGTATTTTCCATCGATCCTCTTCAGTTCAAAAGCGAATCGGAGGTTCGGTTTTTCTTCGGGTCTATGGCTAAGGGAGACTGTCTGAATCTAATTCTATCCCCCTTAGGGGTTGCCGTCGCCGAGGACCGAATGGTGATTAACCAGGGCACCGTGGACTTGGCCAGGATCCTCGACTGTGGCGTGGTCTCCATGGTCCACGCAAACCCCTTGGCAAGTATCACCGCCAGGGTGATGGCAGGGGTATGGGAGAGATTTTCGAAGGAAAACGTAGACCTCTACGGCGCGGTTTTTTCCTCGGTCCTTAATCCCAGGGAATACCAGCTTTTAGAGATAGAGCTGGGACGGTCCATTCCGTCTATGGCCCTGGGCTACGTCCCTAGATACATGGAGAGGCGTATGATTTCGGTGGTGGATCTCTGTTCCGATCCAAGGGTAGCTCAGCCTATAGTCACCTTAGGTTCCCAGCTTAAGTCTATGACGGGGCAGATAGACTGGTCCGCTCTCATGGCTTTCGGTGAATATCGAACTAATCTTGACGTGCCAGCAAAATCCATAGAGCCTCTGTCCGGTGCTCCTGCTGTGGCGATCATTACCGACGACTCTCTTTCCATGGGAATAGATAACGATATAGCCCTCTTTCGGGCTATCGGATGCCGGATTATCCCGGTGTCTTTGACCAGGGAGATTGTCCCACCGGAGGCTAAAGCGATCTACTTTCCTCACGGGCTAGGGCACGTGGCACTGAAGAGGCTGATCAACAACCGTCCTCTGTTCGACCAGGTAATTAACCTCCCTCTGAGGGGCAGGGCCACCTTGATCAACGGCGGCTTTTCCTCGGTATGGGGAAAGTGGTATGCCCTTTCGGAGGACAGCATGGATCGAGTCGCTGGGTTAGGCGCCTTCGAGGAAGGGGTTATCGTAGCTCCCCATTTTAGAGGTGAAGGTGTGGCGGTGGATATAGAGCCTCTACCGGGGGCCAGAGAGACCTTGCACTACGAGGAAGGGGAAAAGATGAGAGGCTACCTCTCGGGCTTTATGAAATCCTCCCTGGGAATCCCCGGTAAAGGGCTCTGTTCCTGGGCCCTTCGGGAATCGGACACGAAGAAAGAGCTAGGAGAGGCCATTTGGAAGATAAGAAAGACCGTAGGCAGTCAGGCAAAGATAGAGCTGTGGAGCTGTCCTGAGCTGATAAAGCGGTGGATCAGGACCGAGACCAGATAGATCTGGAGGTGGAGCGAATGGTCAGAATAGAGGATGTCGTAAGGGATAGATGGAGCGATGAGGACCCTATCCTTTGGTGGGACGGAACATGGTGGAAGGCGCAGGAGATTTTTGACCTCGCTTCCAGGATGGAGGCCTCTTTGGCAAGGGCAGGCTTTCTTAGAGGTTACCGTTTGGCGGTTTTGATGCCTAACTGCCCCGCCCTGTTGGCCCTGTCCCTGGCCTGTTGGAGGCTAGGGGGGACGGTAGCGTCTTTAAACCCCGCCTCCGGTGCGGAGGGACTGTTGGCCGCCTTAAAACACGGAGAGCCTTCGACGGTGGTGGTAGGGGAGTCTATCGCCGAGAAACTCGCCCCTGCGTTGGATCTAGCCGAGGTAGGGTGGTCGTCCATCTCCCCTGAAGGAGAGGGAGAGCCCTTTCGATGCGAAAGCTGTGCTCCCTCCAGCGACGACATAGCCCTGCTTTTCGCCACATCAGGCACTACCGGAAGGCCTAAGGCGGTTCCCCTTACCCATAATAACGTTATAAGCGACGTCCAGCAGTCTCTGGATAAAGTCAGGATGATAAACGAAGAGGACGTTTTCCTCAACGTGTTGCCTAACTTCCATACATTAGGTTTCGTGGTGAGCGGAATACTGCCCCTTATAACCGGTTGTCGGCAGGCGATTATGCCCTCTTTTATGCCCCCCGAGAGGGTCTTGGACTGTATAGATCTCTCTGAGGTCACCGTTATGGTTGGAGTCCCCACTATGCTTCGCTTCCTTGTCGCAGGAGCGTCTAAGGCCGGAAGGCGTTTCTCCTCCATAAGGCTGATAATCAGCGGTGGAGACCGTTTCCCACCTGAGCTTGACCGTCGGGTGGAGGACGTCTTCGGAGTCCCCGTTCTCGAGGGTTACGGTCTGACCGAGTGTTCCCCGGTGCTTGCGGTGAATCCCGATTATAGCTCCAGAAAACTTGGGACCGCAGGCCCCATTCTGGACCAGGTGGAGTGGCAGGTTAGGTCCGAGGATGGAGTGGTTTTGGACGTCGGCGAGGAGGGGATCCTGTGGGTGAGAGGCCCCTCTGTGGTGACCGAATACTTCGGAAGTCTCCCTGGGACAGGCGATAGGTTCGAGGATGGCTGGTTTAACACCGGCGATGTGGTTGTCGTCGATGGGTCCGGTTATGTCTCCATAATGGACAGGGCTTCCGATGTGATAATCGTAGGAGGTTTTAACGTATATCCTCAGGAGGTCGAGAACGTGTT from Dethiosulfovibrio salsuginis includes the following:
- a CDS encoding P-loop NTPase family protein; amino-acid sequence: MDFPRLMIADERREDVIPLGIVLAATIRSMGIPLRLFAGGIDDRYLRMLSLGTGQEVFSIDPLQFKSESEVRFFFGSMAKGDCLNLILSPLGVAVAEDRMVINQGTVDLARILDCGVVSMVHANPLASITARVMAGVWERFSKENVDLYGAVFSSVLNPREYQLLEIELGRSIPSMALGYVPRYMERRMISVVDLCSDPRVAQPIVTLGSQLKSMTGQIDWSALMAFGEYRTNLDVPAKSIEPLSGAPAVAIITDDSLSMGIDNDIALFRAIGCRIIPVSLTREIVPPEAKAIYFPHGLGHVALKRLINNRPLFDQVINLPLRGRATLINGGFSSVWGKWYALSEDSMDRVAGLGAFEEGVIVAPHFRGEGVAVDIEPLPGARETLHYEEGEKMRGYLSGFMKSSLGIPGKGLCSWALRESDTKKELGEAIWKIRKTVGSQAKIELWSCPELIKRWIRTETR
- a CDS encoding AMP-binding protein, with product MDQDRDQIDLEVERMVRIEDVVRDRWSDEDPILWWDGTWWKAQEIFDLASRMEASLARAGFLRGYRLAVLMPNCPALLALSLACWRLGGTVASLNPASGAEGLLAALKHGEPSTVVVGESIAEKLAPALDLAEVGWSSISPEGEGEPFRCESCAPSSDDIALLFATSGTTGRPKAVPLTHNNVISDVQQSLDKVRMINEEDVFLNVLPNFHTLGFVVSGILPLITGCRQAIMPSFMPPERVLDCIDLSEVTVMVGVPTMLRFLVAGASKAGRRFSSIRLIISGGDRFPPELDRRVEDVFGVPVLEGYGLTECSPVLAVNPDYSSRKLGTAGPILDQVEWQVRSEDGVVLDVGEEGILWVRGPSVVTEYFGSLPGTGDRFEDGWFNTGDVVVVDGSGYVSIMDRASDVIIVGGFNVYPQEVENVLVSFPGVKEAAVVGRSNSMSGQVPHGYVIAEGEDISSSDLIAYCKEKLAHYKVPRKIHFVQNLPRNSLGKVLRRVLRDELGGKR